A region from the Aquimarina sp. ERC-38 genome encodes:
- a CDS encoding TrmH family RNA methyltransferase, whose protein sequence is MVDKKLLNYLEGFITPRRKQLFTEVLAQRTNFYTVVIEDVYQLHNTSAVIRSCDVFGIQQAHVIEERNRKKIDREIAMGAQKWVSIHRHHHTRDCINRLKEKGYQIVATTPHQPAVALSNFNFSKPSAFFFGQEQGGLSEDVLNAADSRLYIPMYGFTESLNISVSAAIILQSATQHLQNSELTWQLTEEEQLYLRWEWTKKVLKSHDQLIAKYYEIHN, encoded by the coding sequence ATGGTTGACAAAAAATTACTAAACTATTTAGAAGGCTTTATAACACCCCGGAGGAAGCAATTATTTACAGAAGTATTAGCGCAACGTACTAATTTTTATACGGTGGTTATTGAAGACGTATATCAATTACATAATACAAGTGCGGTAATACGCAGTTGTGACGTATTTGGAATCCAGCAAGCGCATGTTATTGAAGAACGCAATCGTAAAAAGATCGACCGGGAGATTGCTATGGGAGCTCAAAAATGGGTAAGTATCCATCGGCACCACCATACCAGGGATTGTATAAATCGCTTAAAAGAAAAAGGGTATCAAATAGTAGCTACGACTCCGCATCAACCAGCTGTAGCACTTTCAAATTTCAATTTTTCCAAACCTTCGGCATTTTTCTTCGGACAGGAGCAGGGTGGGCTAAGTGAAGATGTTCTTAACGCAGCAGACAGTAGGTTATATATTCCTATGTATGGGTTTACGGAAAGTTTAAATATTTCTGTTTCGGCAGCAATTATATTACAAAGTGCAACCCAGCACCTACAAAATTCCGAACTAACCTGGCAACTTACCGAAGAAGAGCAGTTATATCTACGTTGGGAATGGACTAAAAAAGTTTTAAAAAGTCATGATCAACTTATAGCGAAGTACTACGAAATTCACAATTAG
- a CDS encoding DUF4199 domain-containing protein has product MEEQQPDTKKLIVNYGLILGIVSILYSLTIYLTDSYKDPHWSVGILGFIILPVIIYLSIKTYKENNNGFLTLSNALKIGIGVALVGGILSALWNITLTSVIEPEYTQQVLAAQKENALKDSPDLTEEQIDQVFAMTEKLQSPFISFAFGIIGSLFFGFIFSLIIGLIMQKKEELY; this is encoded by the coding sequence ATGGAAGAACAGCAACCGGACACGAAAAAACTAATTGTAAATTATGGACTTATCCTAGGTATTGTCTCCATTTTATATAGTTTAACTATTTACCTAACTGATTCTTATAAAGATCCGCATTGGTCCGTAGGTATTTTAGGCTTTATTATTTTACCCGTTATCATCTATTTAAGTATTAAAACGTATAAAGAAAACAACAATGGTTTTCTTACCTTATCTAATGCTTTAAAGATTGGGATAGGAGTTGCCCTTGTTGGGGGTATTTTATCAGCGTTATGGAATATCACCCTAACTAGTGTTATCGAACCTGAATACACACAACAAGTATTAGCCGCTCAAAAAGAAAATGCTTTAAAAGATTCACCAGACTTAACCGAAGAGCAAATAGACCAGGTTTTTGCTATGACTGAAAAATTACAATCCCCCTTTATCAGTTTTGCCTTTGGGATTATCGGAAGTTTATTTTTCGGATTTATTTTTTCGTTAATTATTGGTTTAATTATGCAGAAAAAAGAAGAACTCTATTAA
- a CDS encoding glycosyltransferase family 2 protein: MNISVVIPLLNEEESLKELYTWIAGVMKQHGYTYEILFIDDGSTDRSWHIIKQLSSENPQIKGIRFLRNFGKSQALHAGFSEAEGEVVITMDADLQDNPEEIPELYQMITKQGFDLVSGWKKKRYDSVLGKNLPSKLFNVAARKTSGLHLHDFNCGLKAYRKEVVKNIDVHGEMHRYIPVLAKNQGFKNIGEKIVQHQARKYGKTKFGASRFINGFLDLMTISFMSKFGKRPMHFFGLIGTILFIIGFLCALYLAIDKLFIEVRGRLIAQRPEFYVALTAMILGTQFFLAGFLGEIILTLKSSKERYRISEKIHL; this comes from the coding sequence ATGAATATCTCCGTAGTTATACCTTTATTGAATGAAGAAGAATCTTTAAAAGAGTTGTATACCTGGATCGCAGGTGTTATGAAGCAACACGGATATACTTACGAAATTTTATTTATTGATGATGGTTCAACAGATCGTTCCTGGCATATTATTAAACAACTTTCATCAGAAAATCCGCAGATTAAGGGTATTCGTTTTTTGCGAAATTTTGGAAAATCACAGGCGCTCCATGCTGGTTTTTCAGAAGCCGAAGGAGAAGTCGTTATTACCATGGATGCCGACCTGCAGGATAACCCCGAAGAAATACCGGAATTGTATCAAATGATTACAAAACAAGGGTTTGACCTGGTTTCCGGATGGAAGAAAAAACGCTACGACTCGGTACTAGGTAAAAATTTACCCTCCAAACTTTTCAATGTGGCGGCCCGTAAAACATCGGGACTGCACTTACATGATTTTAATTGCGGATTAAAAGCTTATAGAAAAGAAGTCGTTAAAAATATCGATGTACATGGCGAGATGCACCGGTACATTCCGGTACTGGCAAAAAATCAGGGGTTTAAAAATATAGGCGAAAAAATAGTGCAACACCAGGCGCGTAAGTATGGTAAAACCAAATTTGGTGCCAGCCGTTTTATTAATGGTTTCCTGGATTTAATGACCATCAGTTTTATGTCAAAATTTGGCAAAAGACCTATGCATTTCTTTGGACTGATTGGAACTATCTTGTTTATTATTGGTTTTTTATGTGCTTTATATCTGGCTATCGATAAATTATTTATTGAAGTACGGGGGCGGTTAATTGCACAACGTCCGGAATTTTACGTGGCCCTCACTGCTATGATTCTAGGAACTCAATTTTTCCTGGCAGGATTTCTGGGAGAAATTATTTTAACTTTAAAAAGTTCTAAAGAAAGGTATCGAATTTCAGAAAAAATCCATCTTTAG
- a CDS encoding response regulator → MKKKLKVLMIDDHPMIIEGYKNTLLGENQKEYNIKIDIASNCDDAIDLIRRSASGTPYDMLFVDIKLPPSSDGKITSGEDLASHANKLLPDSKIIILTMHREDHRIHNILKNVNPSGFLIKSDLTSNELLLAFNNIVNGTPYYSATVNNHFRKMMTNNFSLDEKNLKILYHLSRGVKTKNLPNYVSLSLSAIEKRKNQIKEMFSISKADDQTLLEEARKRGFV, encoded by the coding sequence ATGAAAAAAAAGTTAAAAGTTTTGATGATCGATGATCATCCTATGATTATTGAAGGTTATAAAAATACACTCTTAGGAGAGAATCAAAAGGAGTACAATATTAAAATTGATATTGCTTCTAATTGTGATGATGCTATTGACTTGATACGTCGGTCTGCCAGTGGTACACCTTATGATATGTTGTTTGTTGACATAAAATTACCTCCGTCATCAGATGGTAAGATTACCTCGGGAGAAGACCTGGCATCACATGCTAATAAACTGTTGCCAGATTCGAAAATTATCATTTTAACTATGCACCGTGAGGATCATCGTATTCATAATATCTTGAAAAATGTGAACCCTTCTGGATTCTTAATTAAAAGTGATCTTACGTCTAACGAATTATTGTTAGCTTTTAATAATATTGTAAATGGTACGCCTTATTATAGTGCCACGGTTAACAATCATTTTAGGAAAATGATGACAAATAACTTTTCTCTAGATGAAAAAAACCTAAAAATATTATACCACTTATCTCGTGGTGTTAAGACCAAAAACTTACCTAATTATGTAAGTTTGTCCTTAAGTGCTATTGAAAAACGAAAAAATCAAATCAAAGAGATGTTCTCAATCAGTAAGGCAGATGATCAAACCTTATTAGAAGAAGCCCGTAAACGAGGTTTCGTATAA
- a CDS encoding phospho-sugar mutase, whose protein sequence is MQLNDTAMTAKVEEWLSPVFDSETKEKIQSLQKNNPEELKESFYKNLEFGTGGMRGIMGVGTNRINKYTLGKSTQGLSNYLLKTFADEQPKAVIAYDCRHQSDTLAKVVADVFSANGIKTYLFSDLRPTPELSFAVKELDCHCGIVLTASHNPPEYNGYKVYWQDGGQLVPPEDAEIIAEITALQYEDIKFGANPDLIEYIDTTIDNAFIDKSVANGSFIASAEAKKNTSIVFTSLHGTSITAVPETLKRAGFTNVHIVEEQAKPDGNFPTVVSPNPEETEALDMALQLAKKVDADIVIGTDPDCDRLGIAVKNTEGELQLLNGNQTMVVMTWFLLQHYKNKHGFKGNEYIASTIVSTPMMKNLADAFGVAYMEVLTGFKWIAKLIKDHPDKHFIGGGEESFGYMVGDFVRDKDAVTATLLACEIVAYTQANGSSFYQELLQLYTEHGFFKENLVSLVKRGIEGASEIKQIMVDLRENPPTEFNGEKVVLIEDYQAGEAVNIQDHTTNKIDIPKSNVLIFYTDGGSKIAARPSGTEPKIKFYISVQSEVASVDEVPTVSDQLDQKIEAIKKDLNV, encoded by the coding sequence ATGCAATTAAATGATACGGCCATGACCGCAAAAGTTGAAGAATGGCTTTCTCCGGTTTTTGACTCAGAAACAAAAGAAAAAATACAAAGCTTACAAAAAAACAACCCTGAAGAACTTAAAGAAAGTTTCTATAAAAACCTAGAATTCGGTACCGGGGGCATGCGCGGTATTATGGGGGTGGGAACCAATCGTATTAATAAGTATACGTTGGGCAAAAGTACGCAGGGGTTAAGTAATTATTTGCTTAAAACCTTTGCCGACGAACAACCCAAAGCGGTAATTGCCTATGATTGTCGTCATCAAAGTGATACATTGGCAAAAGTAGTTGCAGATGTCTTTTCAGCAAATGGTATTAAAACCTATTTGTTCAGTGACCTCCGCCCTACTCCTGAGTTATCATTTGCCGTAAAAGAATTGGATTGCCATTGCGGTATCGTCTTGACAGCAAGTCATAATCCCCCTGAGTATAACGGGTATAAAGTATACTGGCAAGACGGTGGTCAGCTGGTACCCCCGGAGGATGCAGAAATTATTGCTGAAATCACTGCTTTACAATATGAAGATATAAAATTCGGGGCTAACCCGGATCTGATTGAATATATAGATACTACTATTGATAACGCTTTTATCGATAAAAGTGTTGCTAACGGAAGTTTTATAGCTTCCGCAGAAGCGAAAAAAAATACAAGTATCGTATTTACTTCTTTACATGGGACTTCTATTACCGCAGTACCTGAAACCTTAAAAAGAGCAGGTTTTACCAATGTTCATATCGTTGAAGAACAGGCAAAACCTGATGGTAATTTTCCGACGGTGGTTTCACCTAATCCTGAAGAAACCGAAGCGCTGGATATGGCGTTGCAGTTAGCAAAGAAAGTCGATGCTGACATTGTGATCGGTACCGATCCGGACTGCGATCGATTGGGGATTGCGGTAAAAAATACTGAAGGAGAATTACAATTATTAAACGGTAATCAAACCATGGTGGTGATGACCTGGTTTTTATTGCAACATTATAAAAATAAACATGGTTTTAAAGGTAATGAGTATATCGCTTCTACCATCGTATCCACACCTATGATGAAGAACCTGGCAGATGCTTTTGGGGTGGCTTATATGGAGGTGCTTACCGGTTTTAAATGGATTGCCAAATTGATTAAAGACCACCCGGACAAACATTTTATTGGGGGCGGTGAAGAGAGTTTTGGATATATGGTTGGAGATTTTGTGAGAGATAAAGATGCCGTTACCGCTACCTTATTAGCTTGCGAAATTGTGGCGTATACTCAAGCAAACGGGAGTTCTTTTTACCAGGAATTATTACAACTTTATACAGAACATGGCTTTTTCAAAGAAAATCTGGTTTCTCTCGTAAAAAGAGGAATTGAAGGGGCAAGTGAGATCAAACAAATTATGGTTGATCTTCGGGAAAACCCGCCAACTGAATTTAATGGAGAAAAAGTAGTCTTAATTGAAGATTACCAGGCTGGTGAAGCTGTCAATATTCAAGATCATACTACTAATAAAATTGATATTCCAAAATCGAACGTATTGATATTTTACACCGATGGCGGGAGTAAAATAGCCGCCCGCCCCAGCGGAACCGAACCAAAGATTAAATTTTATATTAGCGTTCAGAGTGAAGTAGCTTCTGTAGATGAAGTACCCACCGTTTCTGATCAACTTGATCAAAAGATAGAAGCAATCAAAAAAGACCTGAATGTGTAA
- a CDS encoding ABC transporter ATP-binding protein: MNYFKQFFRFAVPYKIYGILNILCNTMYALFSALSFIAIFPVLKVLFNTEADQQFYQPEWTGIINVKQYLIDSLNCYIEETTALHGKMPILTYVIIVIISIFLLKNLFGYLALYFITFLRNGVLKDIRNELYDKIVSLPLSFYSEKRKGDTIARITSDVLEIQNSFLSILELIVREPLTIFFTLVSMVLISVKLTLFVFVFIPVSGFIISLVGKTLKKQSDKVQREQGQFLSVVEETLGGLKVIKGFNAESRFSQKFKASTQRYFDFSNTLLNRQNLASPTSEFLGICVIAVLLWYGGILVFKDKSLEPESFIVFIGLAYNILTPAKAISKANYSVRRGNAAAERVLEVLNTPSPLADQVAAQTKQDFTTAITLENVSFKYEDDYVLKDFNLTVKKGTSVALVGQSGSGKSTIANLVTRFYDVSEGTIALDNTPIKKLTKQSLRQLIGLVTQDSILFNDTIKENLCIGKEDATDEEVIAALKVANAWEFVKDLPKHIHTNIGDSGNKLSGGQKQRLSIARAVLKNPPIMILDEATSALDTESERLVQAALENMMRNRTSIVIAHRLSTIQNSDRIVVMHKGSIVEQGTHEELLQKQGTYYKLVSMQSFEE; the protein is encoded by the coding sequence ATGAATTATTTTAAGCAATTTTTTCGTTTTGCGGTTCCCTATAAAATTTACGGAATTTTAAATATTTTATGTAATACCATGTACGCCCTTTTCAGTGCGTTATCCTTTATTGCTATCTTTCCGGTATTAAAAGTTTTATTTAATACGGAAGCAGATCAGCAATTCTACCAACCGGAATGGACCGGAATTATTAATGTAAAACAATATTTAATAGACAGTCTGAACTGTTACATAGAAGAAACTACGGCTTTACATGGTAAAATGCCTATTCTGACATATGTAATTATTGTTATTATTAGTATTTTTCTTCTTAAAAACCTTTTCGGCTACCTGGCCTTGTATTTTATTACTTTTTTACGAAATGGTGTACTTAAAGATATACGGAATGAATTGTATGATAAAATTGTAAGTCTGCCTTTATCCTTTTATTCTGAAAAAAGAAAAGGTGATACTATTGCTAGGATAACTTCGGATGTTTTAGAAATTCAGAATTCATTTCTTTCAATTCTTGAACTTATTGTAAGGGAACCTCTTACCATTTTTTTTACCCTGGTTTCTATGGTACTGATTAGTGTAAAACTAACTTTATTCGTATTTGTATTTATTCCTGTTTCCGGATTTATTATTTCGCTAGTTGGAAAAACTCTAAAAAAGCAATCTGATAAAGTACAAAGAGAACAAGGACAGTTTTTATCTGTAGTTGAAGAGACCCTGGGAGGTTTAAAGGTAATCAAAGGTTTTAATGCGGAATCGCGGTTTTCACAGAAATTTAAAGCCTCCACCCAACGTTATTTTGATTTTTCAAACACCTTATTAAACCGTCAAAACCTGGCGTCACCTACTAGTGAATTTTTAGGTATTTGCGTAATTGCGGTTTTATTATGGTACGGAGGTATTTTGGTTTTTAAAGATAAATCCCTGGAACCCGAATCATTTATTGTGTTTATAGGCTTGGCTTATAATATTTTAACTCCCGCCAAAGCAATATCCAAGGCTAACTATAGTGTTAGAAGAGGAAATGCAGCAGCAGAAAGGGTACTGGAAGTTTTAAACACCCCCTCCCCTTTGGCAGATCAAGTAGCAGCACAAACCAAGCAAGACTTTACTACAGCCATTACTTTAGAAAACGTTTCCTTTAAATATGAAGATGACTACGTATTAAAAGATTTCAATTTAACTGTAAAAAAAGGAACTTCTGTAGCCCTGGTAGGACAGTCCGGGAGTGGAAAATCAACGATTGCTAATTTGGTTACCCGTTTCTATGATGTAAGTGAAGGAACTATTGCATTAGATAATACCCCTATTAAGAAACTAACCAAGCAGTCTTTACGCCAATTAATAGGATTGGTTACTCAAGATTCTATTTTGTTTAATGATACCATTAAAGAAAACTTATGTATTGGTAAAGAAGATGCAACCGATGAAGAAGTTATTGCTGCTCTCAAAGTCGCTAATGCCTGGGAATTTGTAAAAGATCTACCAAAACATATTCATACCAATATTGGGGATAGTGGAAACAAATTAAGTGGGGGTCAAAAACAACGTTTATCCATTGCCCGGGCAGTGCTTAAAAACCCTCCTATTATGATTCTGGATGAAGCCACCTCTGCCCTGGATACTGAAAGTGAGCGATTGGTTCAGGCAGCATTAGAAAATATGATGAGAAATCGTACCAGTATTGTCATCGCGCACCGTCTTTCTACCATCCAGAATTCGGATCGTATTGTGGTTATGCATAAAGGTAGTATTGTCGAACAAGGAACTCACGAAGAGTTGTTACAAAAACAAGGAACTTACTACAAATTAGTTTCCATGCAATCTTTTGAGGAGTAG
- a CDS encoding carboxypeptidase-like regulatory domain-containing protein encodes MKFGYYLLLLLCTLPFCTFAQEEVAETPMVSGKVLNAANDVKLESVHVVNLNKVKGTITNDQGDFTLSAEVDDTLYFTYIGFKPIKIRVTNDWIRFGAVKIKMTELGIALEEVVVADVQLTGYLEIDAKRIPIYNNYRYSISGLSRGYEGGSRQPGAFNKVLKSIFNPADFLYNVFSKKGNEMRKMRKMKEDDEIRNLLETKFDRETLMALLQIEKLDIDEILRNCNYSADFINFANDLQILDAISECYENYKTLNRK; translated from the coding sequence ATGAAGTTCGGATACTATTTGTTACTTCTTTTATGTACACTTCCCTTTTGTACTTTTGCACAAGAAGAAGTTGCTGAAACACCCATGGTTTCCGGTAAAGTTTTAAATGCGGCAAATGATGTAAAACTGGAAAGTGTTCATGTAGTAAATCTCAATAAAGTAAAGGGTACTATTACAAATGATCAGGGAGACTTTACACTTTCGGCCGAGGTAGATGATACCTTGTATTTTACCTATATTGGATTTAAACCTATCAAAATTCGGGTTACTAATGATTGGATCCGCTTCGGGGCGGTTAAAATTAAAATGACTGAACTGGGTATTGCCCTTGAAGAAGTAGTGGTTGCTGATGTACAACTTACCGGATATCTGGAGATAGATGCAAAACGTATTCCTATTTATAATAACTACCGCTATAGTATTTCAGGTTTAAGTCGTGGATATGAAGGTGGAAGCCGGCAACCCGGCGCTTTTAATAAAGTATTAAAATCAATATTTAATCCTGCCGACTTTCTGTACAATGTCTTTAGTAAAAAAGGTAACGAAATGCGGAAAATGCGGAAAATGAAAGAGGATGATGAAATCCGTAACCTGCTGGAAACTAAATTTGATCGTGAAACCTTAATGGCTTTATTACAGATTGAAAAACTGGATATAGACGAAATTTTACGAAACTGTAATTATTCAGCAGACTTCATTAATTTTGCTAATGACCTTCAAATTCTTGATGCCATTAGCGAATGCTACGAAAACTATAAAACCCTTAACCGTAAATAG
- a CDS encoding DEAD/DEAH box helicase — protein MNKFEQLGLGEAVLQAVKEMGFETPSEVQEKAIPILLEQDTDMVALAQTGTGKTAAFGFPLIEKIDASSRITQGLILSPTRELCLQITNELKNYSKFVNGLHTVAIYGGASITDQAKQIKKGAQIIVATPGRMQDMINRKLVNITNIDYCILDEADEMLNMGFYEDIKSILSDTPDHKNTWLFSATMPREVATIAKRFMSDPVEITVGHKNTGSKNVSHEYYVVNSRDRYAALKRLADANPDIFSVVFCRTKRDTQKVAENLIEDGYNAAALHGDLSQNQRDLVMKSFRNRQIQMLVATDVAARGIDVDDITHVINYQLPDEIETYTHRSGRTGRAGKSGVSMVIVSKSEIRKIKSVERIIKQTFEKKDIPSGEEICQIQLFHLANDIAKAEINHEIDPYLPSINEALEAFTKEELIKKLFSVEFTRFHNYYKKSKDLNSSAESTSYSADGSVRYFINVGERDDFDWMTLKDFLKDTLDLGQDTISRVDVKENFSFFNTPAEFQERVLAIFEDFQMDGRKVNIEISKSGGRRDGGSRRRNRRDGSGGGGSSSRSSSRRSKNFSPRGSGTNSSDGRRRRDRRKRSDRN, from the coding sequence ATGAACAAATTCGAGCAATTAGGCTTAGGTGAAGCCGTTTTACAGGCCGTGAAAGAAATGGGATTTGAAACACCCAGTGAAGTACAGGAAAAAGCTATCCCTATATTGTTAGAGCAAGATACGGATATGGTTGCTTTGGCACAAACCGGAACTGGTAAAACAGCCGCTTTTGGGTTTCCACTTATAGAAAAAATTGATGCATCTAGTAGAATTACCCAAGGGTTAATTCTATCTCCTACTCGTGAATTATGTTTACAAATTACAAATGAGTTAAAAAACTACTCGAAGTTTGTAAACGGTTTACATACCGTTGCTATTTACGGAGGTGCCAGCATTACCGATCAGGCGAAGCAAATTAAAAAAGGAGCGCAAATTATTGTAGCAACTCCCGGGCGTATGCAGGATATGATTAATAGAAAGTTGGTGAATATTACCAATATTGATTATTGCATCCTTGACGAGGCTGATGAAATGTTAAATATGGGGTTTTATGAGGATATTAAATCCATTCTTTCAGATACCCCGGATCATAAAAATACCTGGTTATTTTCGGCAACGATGCCCAGAGAAGTGGCTACTATTGCAAAACGCTTTATGAGTGATCCGGTAGAAATTACCGTAGGTCATAAAAACACTGGTTCAAAAAATGTTTCTCATGAATATTATGTAGTTAACTCAAGAGATCGATATGCAGCCTTAAAACGTCTTGCAGATGCCAATCCGGACATATTTTCGGTAGTGTTTTGTCGTACTAAGCGAGATACTCAAAAAGTAGCTGAAAATCTAATTGAGGATGGGTACAATGCCGCAGCACTTCATGGGGATTTAAGCCAGAATCAGCGTGACCTGGTTATGAAAAGTTTTAGAAACAGACAGATACAAATGTTAGTAGCGACAGATGTGGCAGCCAGGGGTATTGATGTAGATGATATTACTCATGTGATTAATTACCAGTTGCCCGATGAAATTGAAACGTATACACACCGTAGTGGCCGGACTGGTCGGGCGGGAAAAAGCGGGGTCTCTATGGTCATTGTGTCTAAAAGTGAGATACGCAAGATTAAAAGTGTTGAACGTATTATTAAACAGACTTTTGAGAAGAAAGATATTCCAAGTGGTGAAGAAATCTGTCAAATACAATTATTTCACTTAGCTAATGATATTGCAAAGGCAGAAATTAACCATGAGATTGACCCTTATTTACCTTCTATAAACGAAGCTCTGGAAGCTTTTACAAAGGAAGAGCTCATTAAAAAACTTTTTTCAGTAGAGTTTACCCGATTCCATAACTATTATAAAAAATCCAAAGATCTAAATAGTAGTGCAGAAAGTACAAGTTATAGTGCAGATGGAAGTGTACGATACTTTATCAATGTAGGAGAACGGGATGATTTTGACTGGATGACCCTTAAAGATTTCCTTAAGGACACTTTAGATTTAGGACAGGATACCATAAGTCGCGTAGATGTAAAAGAAAATTTCTCTTTCTTTAACACCCCGGCAGAATTTCAGGAAAGAGTGCTTGCTATTTTTGAAGATTTTCAAATGGACGGGCGAAAGGTGAATATAGAAATTTCTAAGAGCGGTGGTCGTCGCGACGGAGGTTCGCGAAGGAGAAATCGACGAGATGGAAGCGGAGGCGGTGGATCTAGTTCCAGATCTTCCTCTCGAAGAAGTAAAAACTTTTCACCACGCGGTTCCGGTACCAATTCTTCTGACGGAAGACGAAGAAGAGACCGGAGAAAAAGAAGCGATCGAAACTAA